A region from the Hippopotamus amphibius kiboko isolate mHipAmp2 chromosome 15, mHipAmp2.hap2, whole genome shotgun sequence genome encodes:
- the CCL25 gene encoding C-C motif chemokine 25 — protein MNLWLLVCLVACFVGAWAPAVHAQGAFEDCCLAYHRSAKRSFLRFAHSYHIQDVSGSCNLPAVIFFFPKKNKMVCGRPGAKWVKMGMKILDNRNKTQSKHEHGTRKKFQVPHSGVRNLNSGTSMLPLSKFSTPIRSSKRKTFLLTTPNPGQDS, from the exons ATGAATCTGTGGCTCCTGGTCTGCCTGGTGGCCTGCTTCGTGGGTGCCTGGGCTCCCGCTGTCCATGCTCAAG GTGCCTTTGAGGACTGTTGCCTGGCCTATCACCGCTCAGCAAAGAGGTCCTTTCTCCGGTTCGCCCATAGTTACCACATCCAGGACGTGAGCGGGAGCTGCAACCTGCCTGCAGTGAT atTCTTCTTCCCCAAGAAAAACAAGATGGTGTGTGGGAGGCCAGGGGCCAAGTGGGTGAAGATGGGGATGAAGATTCTGGATAATCGGAACAAGACCCAGTCAAAGCACGAGCATGGCACCCGGAAAAAATTCCAAG TCCCTCACTCTGGGGTGAGGAATTTGAACTCTGGAACCTCCATGCTCCCACTGTCGAAGTTTAGCACTCCCATcagaagcagcaagaggaaaaccTTCCTCCTGACAACACCTAATCCAGGTCAGGACTCTTGA